A window of Rhodothermales bacterium contains these coding sequences:
- a CDS encoding UDP-glucose--hexose-1-phosphate uridylyltransferase: MSEQPRYTFAGVHRRRNALTGDWVLVSPHRGKRPWQGQVEDLPIDRLPAHDPGCYLCPGNRRAGGEVNPNYSNTFVFDNDFAALQPETPAWTSGHPLLEAASESGRCRVICFSPRHDLTLPEMDLPAVRRVVDVWAQQFEQLGADPDIGYVQIFENKGAMMGCSNPHPHGQIWAERRVPVEPAREGARQLDYYAAHGQALLGDYLDEERRLGDRLVCENEYFTALVPYWAFWPFETLVIARQPAPDLLALSADARAGLADILQRVTVRYDNLFHISFPYSAGLHQAPTDGLPHPEWRLHMHFYPPLLRSATIKKFMVGYEMLANPQRDILPETSATHLRAMSEQHYKKGLS, encoded by the coding sequence GTGTCCGAACAACCCCGCTACACCTTTGCCGGCGTCCATCGCCGGCGTAATGCCCTCACGGGCGATTGGGTGCTGGTCTCTCCCCACCGCGGCAAACGGCCCTGGCAGGGGCAGGTGGAGGATCTTCCCATCGATCGCCTCCCCGCGCACGACCCTGGCTGTTACCTGTGCCCCGGCAATCGGCGCGCCGGCGGGGAAGTCAATCCGAACTATTCGAATACCTTCGTTTTCGACAACGACTTCGCCGCCCTGCAGCCCGAGACGCCGGCGTGGACGTCGGGGCATCCGTTGCTGGAGGCCGCGTCCGAATCCGGCCGCTGCCGCGTGATCTGCTTTTCGCCCCGGCACGACCTCACGCTGCCCGAAATGGACCTGCCGGCCGTCCGCCGCGTCGTCGACGTCTGGGCCCAGCAGTTCGAGCAGCTCGGCGCCGATCCGGACATCGGGTACGTCCAGATCTTCGAAAACAAAGGGGCCATGATGGGGTGCAGCAACCCCCACCCCCACGGGCAGATCTGGGCGGAGCGCCGGGTGCCGGTCGAGCCGGCCCGGGAAGGCGCCCGTCAATTGGACTACTATGCCGCCCATGGCCAGGCCCTGCTGGGCGACTACCTCGATGAGGAGCGCCGGCTCGGCGACCGCCTCGTCTGCGAAAACGAGTACTTCACGGCGCTGGTACCGTACTGGGCCTTCTGGCCGTTCGAGACGCTCGTCATCGCCCGCCAACCCGCGCCCGACCTCCTGGCGCTCTCCGCCGACGCCCGCGCCGGCCTCGCCGATATCCTCCAGCGCGTCACCGTCCGGTACGATAACCTCTTCCACATCTCCTTCCCCTACTCCGCCGGCCTCCACCAGGCGCCCACCGACGGGCTCCCGCACCCCGAATGGCGGCTCCACATGCACTTCTACCCACCCCTGCTCCGCTCCGCCACCATCAAAAAGTTTATGGTGGGATATGAGATGCTGGCCAATCCGCAACGCGATATCTTGCCCGAAACAAGCGCCACCCACCTGCGAGCCATGAGCGAGCAACACTACAAAAAGGGGCTGAGCTAA